One window from the genome of Lentibacillus daqui encodes:
- a CDS encoding DUF2627 domain-containing protein, with amino-acid sequence MRIIAVLILVVPGVIAAYGIKLMRDALFNELTAVFLHIGLQFFIGFILFAAGIGFIGGFIVHRDRKRQAVKKQIHANKR; translated from the coding sequence ATGCGAATAATTGCGGTCTTAATACTGGTTGTTCCAGGAGTTATCGCGGCCTATGGTATAAAATTGATGCGGGATGCATTATTTAATGAACTAACAGCAGTCTTTCTCCACATCGGCCTGCAATTTTTTATCGGCTTTATCCTTTTTGCTGCAGGAATCGGATTTATCGGCGGTTTTATCGTCCACCGCGACCGTAAACGGCAAGCTGTTAAAAAACAGATACATGCGAATAAAAGATGA